CTCTGTGGGATTTATGAATGCAACAATCAGAATATTTTGAAACCTCTTCCatcattgaaccatagaacacgacagcaaagaaacagggctcttcagcccttctaatctgtgccaaactttttttttgcctagtctcactggactatgcacccagtccatagccctccatacctttacCATCcaggaacctgtccaaattctttaccacttcagctcgcagctcattccacaccattctctgcatgaaggagttttccccccccccccctcttttccctctaaatctttcctctttcactcttaacccatgtcctctggcttatagctcaccttccctcagtggaaaaagtccatttacatttactctacgctccagggaagaaagtcctaacatgtttaacctttctctgtaactcagttcctgaagtccaggcaacatcctaacaaatcttctctgcactctttctatcttattaatatctttcctgtagttaggtgaccaaaactgcacacaatactccaaatttggcctcatcaatgtattatacaactttaccatagcatcccaactcctatatttaatactttgatttatgaagaccaatctaccaaaatctctctttacaaacctatccacctgtgataacACTTTcggggaattgtgtatctgtattcgagatccctctgttctaccgcactcctcagtgccctaccatttaccatatatgccccttcttggtttgtccttccaaaatgcaacacctcacacttgtctgcattaaattccatctgccattttgcagcccatctttcctgctggtccagatccctctgcacactttgaaaaccttcttcactgtccacaatgcctccaatcttggtCATTGTTGGATTAATcaacagagtttaaaaaaatctgCCCATGACAACCCAGCATCAAGATACTCAACTGCGCAGTTCATTTCTGGTTTGGTGGCAGACACCTCGGCACTATCAGTGAATTCTGCACATGTCCACCCTCCCCCAAGATCCTGGTGGCAGCAGCCCAGATAGCAGCACTCCTTTCCCCACAGTTCAGAAAGCTGGGTTCACCAGCCACTCCATGAGCACCAGTACCTTCCTGCTCCTGCCCCCCCAGTCTGTTTGTGCCATATTAACAACTGGAACCAAAGCCATTCCTTCTTGCTTAGTTGCTGCCCTGGCTGATCAATGGAGAGCTCTGAAGTTTTCTTGTGACTGGAAAACTAAATGGTCTTTGCCTCCCAGGTGACTGGTTCAATGCaccaaggtgctggagaaatgcaGAAAGTCACACAGCATTCCCTTATGCAGCAAAGATGTGTAAGCAAggctttgggcctgaggccttcattaaGGAATGAGCAAAAGCACCAAaatggtggggatgggggaggagggaataaCCCAGGCAAACAGGCAAGAGGTGGAAGGGCAGAAGAGAGAAAAGCTGGGATGGTAAGTGGAgggaatagctctctgaatggagagggaaggggtgaggagctggaggaagggagacagaggaatggggagaaaagaGAGACAGGCAGTGGCCTAactgaaactggaggtcaatgtcaaggccatctggttggagagtgctagTCAGAATATTTGGTGGTGTTACTCTGATtggcaggtggccttggtttagcagtgcataaggccatggacagacgggTCGGTGCTggagtggggcatggaattgaaatggttggccactgagaggtccctgctgttgcagcaggcagagcgaaggtgctcagtgaagcaatctcccagtccatgtccagtctctccaaaatAGAGGCCTTACATTGAATATTGAAGTACACTCAcaacatctacagactttcttgtttaactccataatTGGTAAGGTCTTGTGAACAAATGAGGTGTTATAGTGGTGGGTCTTTGTTGTGATAGAAACATGAAATTGGCACAGCAGAGTGGTCACATTATGGGGGTAATAACAAGAGGGAGCTTGTCACTGGGAGCAGGGCCAGATGAATATTCCACTACTATGACCCGTTCATTATTGTAGACTTTGTTCTGTATGGTTCAAACTGACCTTGCCCCCATTTGCAGCATTCAATTGCTTCATGGTTGCTTTGAGATATTGTGCTTCCTCTACCCCATCTGGAATGGTATCCCTGACCCCAGTTTGTCAGCGTGGAGCATTTTGCAATGATATTCCTTAAGATGACCTTCCATTTACTTGAATTGTGTCACTTTGTTCTCCTCTTGCAACCCACATATCACTGTATGATCCGTGCTTCTAAGATATTTTCTTCTACCGTATATAAAAAGCATCTTCGTGATTTTCTCTGTGCAATTTTAcagaaatttttgaaaaaaaagtcaagaataGTACTTCCACTCTAGTTCATGTTAAATGTGCTTTCAAAATATGAATAACTAGCTTTTAACATCTATTTACCAATATTGCTTCAATGGACTGAAATGTCTCACTACTATAAATGGACTGTGGTTTAATTAattcctcctattcctttccATGATTGGAGtattaaaatacatttattttctgcagcgTTCCCACTTCTAAAGAAATAATTTAGTATTTGTTGTTGCATTTATTGCCCAGTCTAAATTTACCACAATCTTGACCCAAAGCAGTTGGCTTGAGTTGCGAGTCCTGGCATTTAGACCCAGGAGGGCGCAGCAATAGACAACCTGGGACATGAGGGACATCGGTGGTGCATAACTGAGAGATCTTATGGATCATTGAAAGCTATTTCTAGTTATATCCCAATACACTTTTAATTTATACACGTTACAGCATCATTGCATTATAAATTTTACAGCAAATCAGGTAGATTTAAAGGGAGCACAGTAACTGGGATGGTGTTGTGTAGTCGGGGACTGCTGCCCTTATGAGGAGGCAAGTGGCATCAGTCAGTGTAGAGCAGTGCTCAGAAAGCAACTGTGGTTTTTATTGGTTTCCCAGAAAGGTTTGGGCTGCAGCTCCCCTCACTCCGACAGCTAACCTATTGGCATCAGAAGGGTCAAAAAATAGGGTAGGACTGAGCAAGCCAGATCCCATTTATATCCTACATATCCCATTTAGATCATGAAACAGGCACAATTTCAAAGCAATCGTTCAGATAATTGGGTCATGCGTTCTTGGACCACTATCTCCGACTCTCATGAATCCATTTATCAAGAAGACAGCTCTCAGTTACATCCAGTTCATCGCAGGTTTCAATGAATTTTATTCACTGATAAACTTGTACAGTGCGATAAATACTAACAGATGCATCAATGCTAAACATCAGTGTCTCAAATGGTTTCTGTGCATCCATTAAAATAGTATGAAATTGTGGATCTTCACCATCAAGTTAGATTCTGGCTAGGCATTCGTAAATAGAGACCAGCCTTAACAATGTCAACTGCCAGAGGGAGTCTGTCCACATAACTGCCACTCACTGTTCTGAAGGTGGATGATATCcctacagtattttttttaaaattactctgGGTGTGGTACATACAATGAAATCTGCTCATCGTTATAAGGGGAACAGATCTCTTCATTACTTATCCAAAGATATACCACAAGCAGCAGCCAATAAAGTTTACTATGTACCCGGACTCGCCCTTCAGAATGCGGTAACATTAAAAGACAAGCACAGAAAATAAGATTATGCTCATTGGAAGACCAATTAATACTGGCATTTCTAAGTCAGACCAATAAAATGCTGATAAGGATTGTTGAGGATTATATTAAAGATATAACTGATTACTTTTgaggggagagcaaagaaaatactTGCTCAGATTGCCCATTTCACCACTGAAGGTCACTAGGGGTCACGTCAGGAAGCAGCATCCAGGAAATTCCCGGCAGTTAAATGAGGGGAACAGCAGATGTGGGAGTCACGGTAGAATAATAACACAGAAGGGGTTGACACTCATTTCATTGTTCAGAGTTCATGTGCCTGATGCTATAAATATGACTTTTCAAAAGCATCCAAAAGAGGATCTACAATCTGTCAGCAATTCTCAAAACCGTGGCTTGTGCCTTATTCTCAGGATATTATACGTGTTCAGACCTGGAGCATCAAATCCGGTAGATAGGCCTTTGCTGTTGAacggaaaaaaattaaacagctGTCCGTCTTGAGTTTCAAGTGACACAGAAGCAGTGTTGAATTTCAGGACACAAGGGTATTCTTTTTCAAATACAATTTGAAAGACCCGATCTTCCAGATAACACAGCTTGATCGTTCTGTATTTCTCGGGTATCAAGGTTTCAATGTGAGGGCCAAACTGCCGCATCACTAAAATTCCGTGCTTATCCCCTTTTATCTCATAAAAGGTCAAATTCGAAAATGTGTAGTAGCCAATGTATGGCTTGGATTCAGGAGGTGGGAACAGAATCCTGTTGCTCTGCCGAAATGCAGACTCCATGGCTGGGATTAGATAATTATAAACTCCCGTCGTCAAGTCTTCCTCCTGGGGTCGGGAACCTGACATTAAAATAATAAACCCTACCTTGAGTCGAGGTATCAGGGAGAACGTAGCGGAGTAACCATCCACATCGCCATCCTTTTTGATGACATCGTGACCAAGTTGCTCGTTGATCTCCCAAGGCGTTCCGGTCTTGTTGGCAAAGTAATCCTCAGAACACCTGAGCACCGGCGTGAACATCACTTTCAGCGTTTCGGCCTCCAGGACACGTTTGCGAACAGCTCCCAGCAACACCATGCAGAGTTTGGCCAGGTCGGCAGCGGTTGAATACATCTGGCCAGAGGGCCGGTACCAAGCCAGGTCATAAAGCTCAGCTGCTTTCCCATTGCTGTAAACGCCGACGGATAACTGAGCACGGACTGATGGTGTGAATTCAAAGCCAGTGTGCTCCATTCCAATTTTAGTCAAGACATGCTCAGTAATCCAGTGCTGATAATCTGTCCCGGCCACGTTATTGGCGAGAACGTGAGCCAGGAGGGAAAATGCCAAATTGCTGTAATGGCATCTAAGAAAGACAGAGCAGTAATTATCTGTTATTTTACTACCTCTTACGTCGACTGTGCGCATACACTTCCGTAAATTCATTCAACTAAACTATTTTCCCtggagagaagaatgaggggagatttgatggaacaaatttaaaatgatgagggatatagacagaataaatatatactttttccactgaggataggtgaaatacaaaccagagcaaatgggttaagggtgaaaagggaaaagtttagggggaacttcttcacacagagagagatgggagtgtggaatgagctaccagctacagtggtgaatgcaagctcagttttaacatacaagaagaatttggatgggaggggtatggagggctacaaactgggtgcaggtcagtgggactagacagaaaaatagttcagcacaaactagaaaggcctaagggcctgtttttgtgctgtaatgttctatggttctacatcaCATGCCCAGGTTAAATGGACATGGCGGCAGTAGCACTAATGCCTTGCACATGCTGACAACATGTCAGGTTTGAAAGCTGGACCAGGCGAATAAACAATGgtataccactgttccccactaatGGGGAGACACTGACAGTGGGTATCCGCCCATAATATTACAGTTACGTCAAATATGTCCTTGGAACTATGAATGATAAAGGCCAGTGGAGCTTAGTACAGAGtcgatgtggcaaggttgtttccccatgataggggagtctaggacaagagggcacaatttcaggataaaagggtgtcaattcaAAACTAAGATGTAGAGAattttctttagctagagggttgCGAGTCTGTGgtccacaggcggctgtggacgtgagattgttgggtgtatttaaggcagagattgacaggtacttgattagtcaatggatcaaaggttatggggagaaggccggggagacggggtgagtgggtggatggatcagttcatgataaaatgtcaaagcagactcaatgggccaactgGCCTACGTCTGCTCCaaaatcttgtgatcttgtgaactccCATTTAAGATGCTCAGAAATATAGACCTGCTTCATCTCACATTAAATATTTAACCACCAGTGAAATCATGGCCTGCAGTTCAGTTAAAATGAGAGTAAAATACCAAGCAAAAGTGCTTTCAGACAATTTTTCTGCTGCTTGCAATAAAAGTTACTTTAAAACTGTCTTtatgggagaaaatgccactgtgtatatttaatgagaaacgtttgtatatattttggttgatatggttcacagtgtgaaaaataaaaaaatgtcttCATGAATTATTGGAATGGGATGAGTTTCGATCATTTTGTTTAGGATGGTAGAAATCCTTTGGAAAAATATCGAATTATAGCAAAATTATATCAAATAAATATTGGAATATTTTACTTAGTAGTGATGGAAATTTAAACTAAAATCTATAGGAGAACTAGA
Above is a genomic segment from Narcine bancroftii isolate sNarBan1 chromosome 2, sNarBan1.hap1, whole genome shotgun sequence containing:
- the LOC138752490 gene encoding putative beta-lactamase-like 1, whose translation is MDLKWPHLGMAFFIILSITMTCCFVWQYKLPKQATNDVLSDKIEAIQICPRHPKPVPLMHPIPVLKEALEKIDFFLRHQIHPMSLPSISAIVVYNDTVLWTGNFGKRNVSDEFSPPPNEYTAYRIASISKIFPTIMLYKLWEEGKIVSLDDPLTKYLKNFTVKNPLGNSENKYKADSLVFLEREKVASKVSSVTLKRMASQLSGLPRRLRSTSLLWDGNTEMALNLLRDDLLVADPGTRCHYSNLAFSLLAHVLANNVAGTDYQHWITEHVLTKIGMEHTGFEFTPSVRAQLSVGVYSNGKAAELYDLAWYRPSGQMYSTAADLAKLCMVLLGAVRKRVLEAETLKVMFTPVLRCSEDYFANKTGTPWEINEQLGHDVIKKDGDVDGYSATFSLIPRLKVGFIILMSGSRPQEEDLTTGVYNYLIPAMESAFRQSNRILFPPPESKPYIGYYTFSNLTFYEIKGDKHGILVMRQFGPHIETLIPEKYRTIKLCYLEDRVFQIVFEKEYPCVLKFNTASVSLETQDGQLFNFFPFNSKGLSTGFDAPGLNTYNILRIRHKPRF